ATGGCACGTGGAGCAGGTTGTATTTTATTTTCAGGAATTATTTTTATTTTGCCAATCAAGATTTTGCCAATTTTcattatgccactctagattttgacattttcAGTTTTGCCACtattagtttttgacaattatcacaattgccattcctgtagcaaaagcaaaattttctgagtggcaattgtgataattggaAATGACAACTGTGATAATTATCAAAAGTTATGAgtggcaaaaataaaataaattattttgcttttgccacataatgacaattgtgataattgtcaaaaaataagagtgaaaaagtgaaatgtcaaaatctagactGGCAGAATTTTttttggcaaaatctagagtggaaaaaacaaaataatttcttttatttttcacccggtgcaacgcacgggcatttttactAGTTACTATTACTAGTTACTATTACTAGTTACGCGGGGTATCTGCCCGTCCGTCGTGCCAATTTGCAAAAAAGCCCCTGTTTTAcatgaaatcaacccgcagtccagaTTTAAGTCActccgaaccgttattttacagttTTTCAAAAAACCCCTTGGCTTTTTAGGTATTCTATTCGCGGATCATATTTAATAAAACAAATGCTTTtctaaatcatccatatcttttaaaccgtaactccgatttaaacatgttatatatgaattttgattagaaaaatatgtagaatatgaatataagATTATTTTAACCTGTTAAGTATTTATAAATATTATTTTGAAAGATATTTAATTCAAACAAATGGTTTTCTAAATTATACGCATCTTTTAAACCGTATCCGACTTTtaatatgttatatatgaaatttgattagaaaaatgcgTGAAATCTGTatgtgatgttaattttacctattaaatattttttaaatattgtttTGAAAGGAAACTTATAATTATAGCGCACGATCCATTTTTCTTTGATACAgacggcgatccggattgcaaataaacacccactataatcatatagggaaaagaaaacatcgagaactacacatgcatacctctgaatacgtcgcaggggaaaacaacagatatTTTATCGCGagtgtgagagaaagcgagagagagggagagggaggacagAAGGAGAAAGAGACGTCTTAGGATTAACCACATTCTAACACGTTTTGGTTTGTGTGAACACTAAGGCCATCGTCGGCGAGGGTGGGaagaaggataagcggcaacacaaatatgatgtgtcgttaaaataaaggagatggacctattgtggtcttgagtgatggttgttcggttaagagtgtgtgttgtgttttttctcccgttgcaacgcacgggctcttttgctagtaataataataatattataataataataataataatctttatctttaccttattaataataaagcaaattgagtttctggtcatccgtcggcaattttgcaaaaaggtccCTATGTTTATGCGTATTCAACCCGCGCTCCCCATGATAAGTCAACCGAATCGGTATGCaatagagaaagaaagaaaaacaccaCAGGACCGTGCTCCCAATCTCACCGACTCACCGTGTGCcaccggccgccgcgcgccgccacctCCAACCCTCCTCCCATCTTCAATACTTATCCTTTCAGTGTGGTCGCGGCCGACGACGCGCGCCTCCTCTGGGAAGAGGCCATGGGGAAGCAGAGGCCGTAGAGGCATGGCGACCTCACATCCCACCACGACCTCCGGCGACACTCCTCCAAGATCATACCCAACCCCCTCGCCACCTGGGGCCCTCCCACATGCCATTGCAGAATCCATATGTGGGGAGGAGGCATCCCACAAATAGAAGAACCCTCAGACTTGAGATCCAGCAGATCGACCACGACGCCCATGGAGCGCGGGGGAACAACATGGCCTGGCCTGGCAGGCTGGacgcgacggcggcggtggtgaggatgCAGAGGTAGTCGTCGTCGACGCGGCAGGTGGTGGGCTGGCCGCGCCGACGTGGTGCCTGATGGCGGAGGGGACTGTCGCATGGCGAACCTCGCGCCGACGGGCTGCGTGCTCCTCACGCCGGTACCTGCTCCAGGAAGAGGAGGGGTGGTGGGGCAGTGGTAGCCGCGTCCTCGGGTGCTCACCGCCCTCCCTGCGCACATGGTCACCATCAGCCCCAGAGCTGGACTCTGGTAGTCGCCATCGCTGACGGAGTAGGAGGGGATATGGCGGTCGGCGAGGGGCATGGTCTTGCAGGCCAGGGTCTGACATGGTGTGCGTGTGCTCTCGCAATACCGCTGCCAGGCAGCTAGCACATAAGCTGATTGATGAGATGAATTAAAATGCTTCTGATTTGTTAGGCCCTCAATATTCCAAACTGAAGTCCAATGAAAAAAGGATCAGGATTTCCAATGGATGCTGATACATAGTTCCAGATTTCCAATGAATGCTCGTATTGTTGGCTGACATCTCTGAGGTTCTACATCAATACATCATGATGGTTACCAAGACACGACAATGATCTCAATTCTAGACCTGAATGGAATATCATGACTGCATACCTCCATATCGGTTTGGATAGTAGATGCAAAGGTTGGTTTGCTTTAGTCCCGCCTTGGTTTCTTGCACAAAATACGTCCAGTTTATTTACGTTTTTATGTTTCCTGGGTATCAAGGAGTTGTCCTGTGAAATAAAGAAAGGAGAATTCAAGGAACGAAATAAAATTGAGGACACTGAATATAGATTCAGAAAAACAATAGAATAAAATTGTGGACAGGCACGTTTGGACATCTCACGCTGCTCTGCTCGGGATGATGCTGAGTCAGCCACGCAACATAAATTACGCGGCAGTCAGGTTAAAATTATGGCCTTCGTCTCTTGATTGTAGCAGACTCTATTCCACAAGTCACAAGGCGCTAAACCTCAATGTTTTCAAGGCGTGGTGTATGATGAGTGACTACACAATGCTTTGCCTTTTTAGTGCCAACACTTAATAAGATTAGGAGAGCAGACATTGCACAAATGAATCCCATCATTATGTTGAACTAACAAATCTAACATCACTTCTGAACTTCGGACGATACAAGTAAGGAAAGAAAACAGAGATTCTTGATAAAACAAAATTTCTAATGAAAAAACTCAATTACTATGTTGCAAACTGTGAAGACCCATCAGCATAGAGATCATCCAGTACCTAGATAGTGGTGACACTACACATAATATTGTACAAAGATCATAGTGGTTAACTTATTATTTTCAGTGTTATTTTCCGGAACACCAATGCACACCGTCTGTTGTACCTAAGCAACGTCCCACAACGGCCATATGAAATAGCATAATCTACACCCCTAATGGAGCGATCTTGTTTTCCAGTTAAAATTTATATAATCTACATTGATCATTACTACTGAATCGGCAGAAACAGCAGCAACAAACAGTAATAATACTATGATTATTGTGCACTACAGCAGATCAATCATCAACAAAGATCAAAACATAGTTTCAGGGCAATGATAACTGCAGCATGCTAAGCATATACTGTATTAAATTACAAGATGACTGTAATTTGCCACTTCACCTTGTGACCTTCAGCAGCTAGGTTCTCCTGTACTGAAGGTGCCTCTGGTCAGACAGTAATACTCTCCTGTGCCTGCACATCTTCAGCTCCCTAGCTCCCTCCAACTGCAGCTGTTGTGTAATAGTCTGATGCAATTATCCTGTCCAACTTAGCCCTCACCACACCATCTACAGCCAAAAGCCACAGGTTTGAGTCAGCAATCATTTCCAATAAAACCAGATAACAAATCTACTATATCAATAATACTCACAAGTAACAGAGGAGCCAGGGTGAATCGACTCATCGCCGCGGGCGAGCCATAAGTGGGCATGATGGCCACAAGCCTGGAGTGCGTCGCGGCTGGAGACACCCACTACGGAAGCAAGGCGAGTGGCCCGCGTAGAGGTGCTCGAGCTCGTCGATGATGGTGGTGAAGGTGGGCTTGAGCGCATCACCTACTTCTGCTCCTGGTTAAGCGTCTTGCCGACGGCCACGCGGACCGCCTAATCCATCTGCGTGATGCGGTTCTGCTTCTTGCACCACGGCCATGGCGACCGTGCGCCGTCAAGGTCAACGACCACATCCACGACAGCATGGGACCAGAGCCAGGATGTGGGGCCGCTCAGGAACGAACATGTTGAATTCACTCGATGGAGGAGGTAGTGTGGGCTGAGAACTGCACTAGCGGTGCTGGAAAGCTACGGTTCTCACCAACGGCGGCTGGAATTGGCCGACGGTCGTGAGGTGGAGAAGGGGATCGAGGAGAGCTTTAGTGAGGGAGTGAGAGAGTTCGTGAGGGAggagaggggaaaacgagagagatgGAGGAGAAAACACACATACACAGGGGACCGGCACGTGGCTGGCTGGCTAGGGCGGCTGGGCCAAGACGGACCGTCCCCCAAGGTAGAAAAATAGCCTGTTTATTACTCCCTGTATTTCTCTACTTTATTTGTCTTTTTCTTTTGAAATTCTActtcatctatctatatatctatatctatatatattaaactagtacaaatgcccgtgcgttgcaccgggcgaaaTTATGCAATATTTTTCAATCCAATTTTTGCAAACCTCAGAAATAAGGTTACACTGAGTATTCTTTTTGTACGGTAAAATTTGGATGACAATGTTCGTAATTACCCGTTTCAGCTCCGCATTTTCATTTTATCCAGAAAAAAATATCAACCAacttttttcttcagaaaaacacgAATTTTTTACTTTGTGAAAGTGTTTTTAAAATTTTCGACAATATTTTTTAAATGGCATCATTTTTATGgcgatgattttttttgaaatattataTTTCATTTGTAATTTACTTTGCACTATTTTTTGGGCTTGGCCCATTGACATTTGGCCCACGATACTAAGTCCAACCCAAATTGCACCCGCAGCAGGCAACAGTGGCCACGCACCAAACCAAATGGGTGTTTGGTTAGGCGCACGAGCAGCCGCCAGCCGAGCACCTTGTCTCCGTGCCACTCCCTACTTCGATTCCAAATGAATCCTCATCCCCTAACCTAGCTGAATTGCTAAAGGCAAGGGTGGCAAGCGATTGCAGGTTCGGCTCCGGCGAACACATTAATTACACATCTCATATGCTTGTAAGTATAGATGACTAATTATAATCATGGTTGCCAAGTTGAAAAGAAGATCTCGCATATGGACTGACATATTCTAAACACAGTATTACAATCTCCATCACAACGGTTCAGAGATGAATGGCAGGCATAGAAAAGTAACTGAAAATTGCTGCAACTCACGTCTGACAAAACTCGAAAGTCAAAACTTTTCACCAATAGAGGTATATATAGGGGAGCCAATATATACATGAATCAGCGTGCAGTGCATgtagtaattaaacacagggcaaaaTGTCAATCTAACCTGTGCAGTTTAATCCTAAGCGAGTGTGACATCAATGAGTCATCAAATTACGTTCCAGGGAATAAGAGACGGAGGAGGCACATATAGATCAAGGCGCCCGCGCGACAACATGATTCGGTGGTCAGGCCACCGGCCTCGTCGGTCCTGTAGCCTTTTGTGGTGTCTGTAGAGATCGTGTGGGCAGCGACACCACGATGCGCTGAAGATGGTCACCTTGAGCCAAGGGCGCTACAACGCTGTGGTCCTTAGAGGTAGCGACACCACAATTTAGTATTTCAAATAAATGTCATACTCAGTCAAAGTAAGGGAAAATTAATTCAAAGCAACgacgaaacaaaattttgggacattggTAAACAAGGTAAAACATGAAGATATATCAGCTAGAATCTTTACGTCCACATTGGGACATTGGTAAACAAGGTAAAGCATGAAGATATATCAGCTAGAATCTGACCTCCACATTGCAGTAAAAAGTACTGAGAAACAATGTAAAACATGACGAAGATCAGCTAAAGTTGTACCTCCGCATCGAGATGCTGACAAAATACTCGTCAACGGAAGTGCAGGGACCTATGTCAAGTATGGTGATTGTGCATAAGTAACACAATCAGGTAAAGAGAAATTGAAACAAAATGCCATATGTTAGTTTAGGATCCTCCAGCCATTAATTTCTAAATTACATATCAAATAGAACCGTTTCTATTTTTCTAAACCCCTCCACTGGATGCTTTATTATTATAGCAAACATgctcgtgcattgcaacgggagaaaaaaaatcatacgccTCTAGCCTAATTAGCATTTCTCAAACCCCCTCTCCGGTCCATCTCCTCTATTTAAAGACGACACCTCATTTTAGAAAAAGAAGCTAGTTTACAATTATTCGGTTAGATAATAACTGGTTCCTTGCTCTAAGAATAATTTAACAGGTTAATTATGTCCCTTTGAATAGTAATGCTCACCTTTAATACTTGGATTGGACGGTGAACTTCAGAAACTCACCTCATCTCTTCTTCTTCAGAATGTCCATCCCTTGCTAGTCTCATGAAGATGAGGTCTCTAAATAATCAACATTGTACCTGCAGAAAGAAAATATCATGATTAGTTTCGGACAAAAATTGTTGGGTAAAGGAGATATGTTGCTCTTCTTTTCATCATTACGGAGTTATGCATCAGTAGAAAGAACCCATATCCCTATGCATGTCCTTGCTCATTAATGATCTCAGGCCATGATCGTATTAGCACCCAATTGTATCAAAAAAAAATTGGAAGAAGGACAGCAAATATCAAACTACTTGATCAGATTGTTGCGGTTATCAATTTTTTGAAATAATGACATAAATATCAAACTATTTGATGGGATGAATTACCAGAAAATATAGGAAGAACTCGAATTGAAGCTATTCACATACAAAAGTACAGCTTTCATCAGTGTTAATAAACAACATGACCTAGATGCATGCCAAGCAATGTGAAAATGAATCTTCCTTGCGAAAACATTTCTTCAACTTTAGTATGTAGCAAATATGCCTTTCCTATGATATCAGTACAATGGAACTGTTGTTGTGACATCTCTCACAGATTTTGCTGGTGATATGCCTAGGACAGCATAATGGATTTTTTAGATAGAGAAAGGAGAGCACATACATAATATGTTTTTCTAGAGAACGATGCAGATAATATGTAAGGAAACACTAACAATTAACATGGCATAGGGCCGAGCTGAAAGTTTACAAAACCTAATGCATGAGAATATGGGATACTACATGAATAGTAGGGCTTGCATAGCTACAAGTTTCACTAAAGATACAGTCTGGATGATATCTCTACTCCAAGAGCATCTACTGAAAGAAAGAGGCTATAAAACTTACCTCCAGCAGGCGAGCGGGCTGCAACCCCAAGAGCCTCTAGCACCCTGATCGCAGTGAACCAGCTGTTTGGCCGTGCTAGCATGTACCAGCCTCCCAGTCACCACCCCGTGTGGTACCTCTACTGTACTGAGAAGCACACAACGACATACCTGTCACACTCAAATCGAGCACACGGATTAACTGAAATTATTGATGCACATCTCGTCAAACAACTCGATAGTATGAGGCTTACAGGAATGCCGTGTGTTGGGTGAGCAAGAAAGGATGTGGCATCCTCATACAGTGGGTCATCCGGCAAAATATCTATTGTGAAATTTAAGCAGAAAATCAATATGTAGTTGTGTTATTTCTAGTTCAGCAAAACCAATGGTATATGATGCTTCCCTTATTGCCAGTATCATCACATTGCGAAAGGGGCAAATTACTCACTGATAAACACTGTGTACCGGACAACAATGGCATTCAGAAAAATCCTTTGCCTGTGTGTGCAGTACAGGACATATGTGCGATTTGTCCCCATCATGCTCCAAGGATCAATGTGATTTTCAGACTAAAAGGACATGCAACTTCTTTGTTCTTCCAGGAACTGAATATAGGTAAGACACGGTGATTTCCTCTAAAGAAAATCGAAGAGGGAGCTCTCTTTATAAAAAAAAGGAACTGAATATATGTCAATTCTAGAACCTAAATTTGCCGCAGGTAATTATTTTGCTCCCCATGAAAACCATTGTGAAATTGTACTCACTAACACTTCTCCTATTTGGATAGAGTGCTCCATCTCTTGGAATTCATCCAAACTTGTATGTACGCAATTAGCTAAGGTCATACAATGCATGCTTACCTGCCGTCCAGTGGCTGTTGCTGGAGTACTCTGGAGGCCTGCGAGCATGGACGAGAACCAGAAGTGTTATCTACAGCGCCAAAGCAACTACAGCAAAGCAAACACGCATCGCCTCCTCGCGACCCAAGCACCACAACGACGACAGAGAGAAGAACGTCCGCGCTTACCTGGCGAAGATGGACGGTGACCCCTGCGCCGGCGCGTCAACCTCGGCCTAGTACAGGCTGGCGACACGGATCTGCATCCCCGCACCTATGGACGGGTCGGAGCTCTCCCGCTGCATCGCCGGTGAGGCTTGTGTACAGGGAACCGCCGGTGAGGCTTGTGTGAAGGGCGCCGCCGGCCTCAGCTCTCGTCTTGGATCGATCCCCTCCTCCTTCCCTCGTGCGCCACACCAGGAGAGGAGCGCCGCGCCCCAGCTCCTCGTCATCGAGCCGCCTCCTGCCCCGAGCCGAGAGCTCGCACCGCAGACCCGGTGCGTCCCAACCGATCCTTCGGCCGCAGACTccgcgaggaaggcggcggcggcggtatccCCGCTCGTGCGTGGGGAAGAGGAAGGGGATCTGCCCTGATGTGTTTGTTTAAAGGACGGCGGGTTGAATATACTAAAGTTCATGGATGTTTTTGCAAAAATGAAACGTTATCTCAGTTAGCCAGTTAAAAAAGGAATGCGGGTTGATTCTTCAAAACGTAAGGGGCTTTTATGCAAAAGCGTCGACGACGTACAACCAGAAGCagtaattgctttattagtagggaaagatttGTCTCTTCTGCACAAGTTTAAACTCTTTTAATTTCTCAGCATCCAAGCAGCCTACAAATCAAAACACACCTATATTAATTTATACACAAGATTCAAAAGCAGTAGCCTTGCTTTAGGTAGAGCAAATAATTTATCCAGAGGGTAGCAAAAGGAATTGCAAAATAAATCATATGTGCAGTTTAAAAATGCATTGGAATCTGAATAGGGAGACGCATCCGAACTAAATAGTAGACTCATATTGCAGAACCAGAAACATTGGATGAAGACTGAACATGTGGTCACTCATATATTCGAAGTTATTACGTTTTATCTGAAACGAACGATCTACGGTAACTAAGGAAATGGCTAATTAATATGAACGATTCAGATTCATTCTACTCTCCGAGAAATGTCACAGCCATTCCATGCAAGAAATCCAATGGCCGCCAATTCAGACCATCTCTTTCAGGGAATCACCTAGCCATCAAGAAGCATCCTCTATCCAAAGAATTTGATAGTAGCGAACATGTGTAAGCTAGAAATGTGTAAGAAACTAACATCTGTGTAAATGAAATGGTACTATTCACTGTAATGAGGTGCACCCTCTTTTACTTGAATACTTGGATAATCACTTGCCTATCTCAATCTTAGACCAATTTGTTCCCTTTTACCTTCTATACATTTCAGCTATAATTATTAattactccatccgtcccataatataagaatgtttttcaaGCTAACATAGCTAGGTTGAAAAACTTTCTTATTTTATGGGACAGGGGAGTAGTATTTTGAAGCATGTATCATAGAAGCGCAAGCACACTACCTTCAGTTAGTTCGAAACCTTGTCAAGTTCTGATTTGGATGGTGAGTTAGTAGTTGCGAATAGTTGATGCCAAGCAATTACAATCTGTGCATCATGCAAGTCTGCAAAACATAATATGACAAAAGAAAAGAAGCACACAAAGATTATTCCAACAATCTTGTCCAACTTATAAACAAAGACCTTGATTCTCCTTTCCATAACATAATCAGATAAAAGGAAGGGGGACAGAAATATTAACTATTAACTTTATCCTAGAGAGGAAAATCATAAAAAAAAAGTTAGTTTTTTGGGGTCGAATCAATACCTTGCTTGAGGATCTCATATTTCTTGTGAGTGATGGTTTTGGCTATTGCTCGCAACACCAATTGTTGCATCCTGCAAACCCGGGTTTTTCGATCTGCACTTCCATATGTTGGCCCATCACTCTTCCATCTGGTATGTTAACTCATGATCCACAATCTCCTTCTGAAACTGCATGAGTAACCCTACATAAAAAAGGCAAGTTTAATTGTCTCCTCCTATTAGCATGGAAAGCTCCAAGAACTTAAAACACCTGGGCAATTTGCCTTTGAGCCCCATGTTGGCTTTAATTAGAGGATGTTAACTTGTGGCTAATTTGTGAAAGCAAAAGAAAAGACCACTCGGGCTCCTTGTTCTCCCATTAACTTCACGTGGCTAACAACCACCAATATGTGACTACTCTTTCTGAATTAGTACAGATCAAACTAAAAACATGTAGAGCAATGGTGTTATCACTTCTGAACATGACATAACATTACAACTACACCACCATGTACGAATTCAGTATTATAAGTTTATAACAGTACAAACTAACTGTGCTCTTTGCCAATTCTCCTAAAATGCATCACACGTACTTGGTTATCTTCTTCACAGCTTTAAACTTTTACAAGAATTCAGCAGTGGTTATTCCATTAGTAAAGCACACAATGAAGTAAAGTGTTTCGAGACAACGGTGCATGTATGGTAGATCTCTCTGCATGGAGACGGTTTTACCTGCTCCTAAAGAAATTTATTCTCAATAAAGATGCCCAACTGAGGATCTTTTCACCTTGTTGCTACCTGTTAAATTTGGGATGACATCTTAGATATGGTGTGACATTTGCATGTACTGGTTCGGATAAATAATTTGGAATTCAGTGGGACGAATGCACACACAAATACCTTTAAAGTAATTTTATTGTAAATAGGCATGAAGGAGAAACTTATAGTGGGCAGGTTGGGCAGCTTCTCATTCACCATCTTTTCAAGAGCTAAAGCCAACTCCATTGGTAAGACCACAAGAGGCGCACAAGATAGAACACATGATGATTTCACAAGCTACAGGGCTCCACAAAATGAAAGCAGCAAAACAGATTTAAGAACTTGCTACTTTCTTTCTGATTTGTTCCATGTCCTCCTTGTATGATTGACTGATGACATGTTGAATTCAAAAGGTCATTGGAGAGCATCTACATAACTGACCAACAACTAAATACTGAGATCTGCGTACAAAGCTACATAACTTTACATACTCCTACTAACTTTATTACCCTGTGATCAAGTGTTACTTTCCCAGGTTGATTAACCTGGCACAAATGACACCCCTTTTTCGAACAACTGAATATGCAGTAAACAGACAATGCAAACACATCAATAAAAACACACACAAGCATAAATAAACTTACTACAGAGCATCACCTTTTCAGAGTGGTCGACTCTGTTAATGGAGCCAAAATGAATTGGAGCCTATCCTCTCTCCATGTTTGTTCCGATTGACACACAAGAATACAACAAGCATAACTCGTCCGTTTAAAGCTAGCACACATgggtgtaagacaataagttttggggaaccagcacaaccctctaggggtggcttatctcattatatataatggttgtgttacaatatgtaccatatacgtatataggtacagaagctatacatagtctaacaccctccctcaatcttagccactttttaaagaactgagaagggtaagattgcgcctacaagcctcaaactgtggcagcggtaaaggcttagtgaagatgtctgcaagttgatccttagatgagataaacttgatctggagttgcttctgtgatacacgttcccgtacaaagtgatagtcaacttcaatgtgtttcattcgggcatgaaatactggatttgcagaaaggtatgtagcaccgatgttatcacaccaaagaataggagactgtgg
Above is a window of Triticum aestivum cultivar Chinese Spring chromosome 6B, IWGSC CS RefSeq v2.1, whole genome shotgun sequence DNA encoding:
- the LOC123136831 gene encoding uncharacterized protein yields the protein MMGTNRTYVLYCTHRQRIFLNAIVVRYTVFINILPDDPLYEDATSFLAHPTHGIPVCRCVLLSTVEVPHGVVTGRLVHASTAKQLVHCDQGARGSWGCSPLACWRYNVDYLETSSS